One window of Treponema denticola genomic DNA carries:
- the rsgA gene encoding ribosome small subunit-dependent GTPase A has product MKGLVLKGSNNIFYVECEDGKFRSCSIKGKVLKDSALYYNPLAAGDFVNLEPDTHSDDEGSITGLIERKNSFLRLNQKLNMPQLLAANIDLLVCVVSAANPPFRPRFVDRVLVQAEIQKIQVLIVINKCDLKISADVRARIEDWKRLGYKTLEVSAKEGRGMDNLIENLSAKTSALVGQSGVGKSTLLNFIAPDLNLKTSAISDKYDRGTHTTTQGEYFKIKALTSKGKEHSINIIDTPGVRHFAIYGIEPEDTALYFPEMEKLIGSCKFGLSCTHTHEPGCALLEALKKGNIHKDRYTSFELIHKELQETVKKY; this is encoded by the coding sequence ATGAAAGGATTGGTTTTAAAAGGATCTAATAATATTTTTTATGTTGAATGTGAAGACGGAAAATTCAGAAGCTGCTCCATTAAGGGGAAGGTTCTAAAAGATTCTGCTCTTTACTATAATCCTCTTGCTGCCGGAGATTTTGTAAATCTTGAGCCCGATACTCATTCTGATGATGAAGGCTCAATAACGGGTTTGATAGAAAGAAAAAATTCTTTTTTACGTTTAAATCAAAAACTGAATATGCCTCAGCTTTTAGCTGCAAATATCGACCTGCTTGTTTGTGTTGTCTCTGCTGCTAATCCTCCCTTCCGCCCCCGATTTGTAGACAGGGTTTTAGTGCAAGCCGAGATTCAAAAGATTCAGGTTTTAATTGTTATAAATAAGTGTGATTTAAAAATCTCGGCTGATGTAAGAGCGCGAATAGAGGACTGGAAAAGATTGGGCTATAAAACCCTTGAAGTGTCGGCAAAGGAGGGTAGGGGAATGGATAACTTAATTGAAAACCTCTCGGCTAAAACTTCTGCCCTCGTAGGACAGTCAGGAGTAGGTAAAAGTACACTCTTAAATTTTATCGCCCCCGATTTAAATTTAAAAACTTCTGCAATTTCGGATAAGTATGACCGAGGCACCCACACGACAACACAAGGAGAGTATTTTAAAATAAAGGCTCTTACTTCAAAGGGGAAAGAACATTCGATAAACATAATTGATACGCCGGGTGTTAGGCATTTTGCCATTTACGGCATCGAGCCTGAAGATACGGCCCTATATTTTCCCGAAATGGAAAAACTTATAGGCTCATGTAAATTCGGCCTTTCCTGCACCCATACCCATGAACCCGGTTGTGCACTTTTGGAAGCTCTTAAAAAAGGAAATATTCATAAGGACAGGTATACGAGTTTTGAGCTTATACATAAAGAATTACAAGAAACGGTAAAGAAGTATTAA
- a CDS encoding endonuclease MutS2, with the protein MTEHTLEVLQFSRIREIIASYCVTDEGKEFCLKKNPDTDIKKIEEEKKLGIDFLSLLRAYKAPPIKYRPPVLPFLEGIELEGAALDIEGVYSVGLLALSVFSLHEWLSPFLENEDLNENSIVSFVKKIPDMLHLKNLVFSFIDENGELQDLPSLRAIKNKIRSIEDDIDKTMRNYFTNDATRQMLQSNLPTVKDGRQVIAVRSNFKGRIPGIIHEYSQSGQTFYLEPEEIVLKNNDLIAAHAEYERELLRLLQDLTSQIAEHTENIKEACEAITKLDCVAAASRWAHSNNCVFAGSIDLGLSHSIDKDGSPDSKGSPLAFYLHQARHPLLGKSAVPIDLKLSKDDRVLIITGPNTGGKTVSLKTAALFALINQTGWPVPAGPLTRLPYFDFIACDIGDEQSMDQSLSTFSAHMKNVSEIIRRAGDKSLIILDELGSGTDPQEGCAIAMAVLDDLLEKKAFVFVTTHHGALKNYGYSKDSCVNASVEFNQNTLSPTYRILMGVPGESHAVDIAKRNGLPEHIIEKAHTYLGNNRADVSDLIKGLIQKHEDMNEFELQKKEEELKLKEDRRRSDLKELQLKQKELELKKDGIKRLDLFFEEKRKFLENLVRELREGELSREKTLSVKKWIDDFEKDLDKEHETLKLEQTKIDERLHTSKEKNKAPQNPDLREGSRVIIKSLNRNGELIREEKKGKWLVAVDNLKLTIAEDDIEACENQEKLKLSKPIVSIISDTSAPSSRPSFELRLLGMRAEEAQKALQDQMDIALVHGITEFAIIHGKGHGILQELSHDFLKRSPYVKAFRFAKPEEGGSGKTIVSLG; encoded by the coding sequence ATGACAGAGCATACGCTGGAAGTTTTACAGTTTTCGAGGATAAGAGAAATTATTGCCTCCTATTGTGTAACTGATGAGGGAAAAGAATTTTGCTTAAAAAAGAATCCCGATACGGATATTAAAAAAATAGAAGAAGAAAAAAAATTAGGGATTGATTTTTTAAGTCTTTTAAGGGCATATAAGGCTCCTCCAATAAAGTACAGGCCCCCTGTTCTTCCCTTTCTTGAAGGCATAGAACTTGAAGGTGCTGCCCTTGATATTGAAGGCGTTTATTCGGTCGGGCTTTTAGCCTTGTCCGTTTTTTCTTTGCATGAATGGCTGAGTCCTTTTTTAGAAAATGAAGACCTAAATGAAAACTCGATTGTTTCCTTTGTAAAAAAAATACCCGATATGCTCCATCTAAAAAATCTTGTATTTTCTTTTATAGATGAAAACGGAGAATTGCAAGACCTTCCTTCTTTGAGGGCAATAAAAAATAAGATACGCTCTATCGAGGACGACATAGATAAAACTATGCGGAATTATTTTACAAACGATGCAACCCGTCAAATGCTTCAATCCAATCTTCCTACGGTCAAAGACGGAAGACAGGTTATAGCCGTAAGATCAAATTTTAAAGGAAGGATTCCGGGTATCATTCATGAGTATTCTCAATCGGGACAAACATTTTATCTTGAACCGGAAGAAATAGTTTTAAAGAATAATGACCTTATCGCCGCTCATGCCGAATACGAGCGTGAACTTTTAAGGCTATTGCAGGACTTGACTTCCCAAATTGCAGAGCATACCGAAAACATAAAAGAGGCCTGTGAAGCAATCACAAAATTGGATTGTGTTGCCGCCGCTTCCAGATGGGCTCATTCCAATAATTGTGTTTTTGCAGGCAGTATAGATTTAGGCTTAAGCCATTCAATAGACAAGGACGGCAGCCCTGATTCAAAAGGCTCTCCTCTTGCTTTTTATCTTCATCAAGCCCGCCATCCCCTTCTTGGAAAATCGGCGGTTCCTATAGACCTAAAATTATCTAAAGATGATAGGGTGCTTATCATAACGGGACCGAATACCGGAGGAAAAACCGTAAGCTTAAAAACGGCAGCTCTCTTTGCTCTGATAAACCAAACAGGCTGGCCCGTTCCTGCAGGCCCATTGACCCGTCTTCCTTACTTTGATTTTATAGCCTGCGACATAGGCGATGAGCAGTCTATGGATCAATCCCTTTCTACCTTTTCGGCTCACATGAAAAATGTTTCCGAAATTATAAGGAGGGCAGGGGATAAAAGTCTTATAATTCTTGATGAGCTTGGAAGCGGTACGGATCCTCAAGAAGGCTGTGCAATAGCAATGGCTGTTCTCGATGATCTTTTAGAAAAAAAAGCCTTTGTCTTTGTTACAACCCATCATGGTGCCTTAAAAAATTACGGCTATAGTAAGGACTCCTGTGTAAATGCTTCGGTCGAATTTAACCAAAACACATTGAGCCCCACCTATCGGATACTAATGGGCGTTCCCGGAGAAAGCCATGCCGTTGACATAGCCAAGCGGAACGGTCTTCCTGAACATATAATCGAAAAGGCTCACACCTATTTGGGAAATAACAGGGCCGATGTTTCCGATCTTATAAAGGGCCTTATTCAAAAACATGAAGACATGAACGAATTTGAACTTCAAAAAAAAGAAGAAGAATTAAAACTTAAAGAGGATAGGCGGCGTTCCGATTTAAAAGAACTTCAGTTAAAACAAAAAGAATTGGAGCTGAAGAAAGACGGAATAAAAAGGCTCGATCTCTTTTTTGAAGAAAAAAGAAAATTTCTTGAAAACCTTGTGCGGGAACTGAGAGAGGGAGAGCTAAGCCGAGAAAAAACTTTAAGCGTCAAAAAATGGATTGACGATTTTGAAAAAGACTTGGACAAAGAACATGAGACCCTTAAACTTGAACAAACAAAGATAGATGAAAGACTTCATACTTCAAAAGAAAAAAACAAGGCTCCTCAAAATCCTGACCTCCGCGAAGGCTCAAGGGTTATAATAAAAAGCCTCAACCGTAACGGAGAGCTTATCCGTGAAGAAAAAAAAGGAAAGTGGCTCGTTGCCGTCGATAACTTAAAACTTACTATTGCCGAGGACGACATTGAGGCTTGCGAAAATCAGGAAAAGCTTAAACTTTCCAAACCCATTGTCAGCATTATAAGCGATACAAGTGCTCCTTCTTCCCGCCCTTCTTTTGAGCTCCGCCTATTAGGAATGAGGGCTGAGGAAGCTCAAAAGGCCTTGCAGGATCAGATGGATATTGCCTTAGTACACGGTATCACCGAGTTTGCCATTATTCACGGAAAGGGTCATGGAATTCTTCAAGAACTTTCTCACGACTTTTTAAAGAGAAGTCCCTATGTAAAGGCTTTCCGCTTTGCAAAGCCGGAAGAAGGCGGATCGGGAAAGACGATAGTAAGCCTCGGTTAA
- the miaA gene encoding tRNA (adenosine(37)-N6)-dimethylallyltransferase MiaA, with translation MNLDFLSLSDKHNSVVVLGATATGKTSYAVGLAKALGGEIISADSRQVYKGLDLGTGKDLKEYGDVPHHLIDICTLEREYNVFDFQNDAYKAFEDIKRRKKFPIFAGGTGLYLDALIREYELIPVPKNEELRASLADKDLADLQKAFFEYNVPMHNKTDLENMDRLMRAIEIAEYKKTHPDAAEILNANRPDIRPLIIGLKYPREILRARIRLRLLERIKDGMIEETESLHKEGFSWERLESLGLEYKFTAQYLQGKIKSREEYVDSLYRAICQFAKRQETWFRRMEKNGVKINWILK, from the coding sequence ATGAATCTCGATTTTTTGTCTTTATCGGATAAACATAATTCGGTTGTCGTTTTGGGAGCTACGGCGACGGGAAAAACCTCCTATGCCGTAGGCCTTGCAAAAGCGCTTGGCGGAGAAATCATTTCTGCGGATTCAAGGCAGGTTTATAAGGGGCTTGACCTAGGTACCGGAAAAGACTTAAAAGAGTACGGCGATGTACCCCATCACCTAATCGATATTTGTACCTTGGAAAGGGAGTACAATGTTTTTGATTTTCAAAATGATGCTTACAAGGCCTTTGAAGATATAAAGAGGAGAAAAAAGTTTCCCATTTTTGCGGGAGGAACGGGGCTGTATCTTGATGCTCTTATAAGGGAATACGAACTCATTCCTGTTCCGAAAAATGAAGAACTGAGGGCTTCTTTGGCCGATAAGGATTTGGCTGACTTGCAAAAAGCTTTTTTTGAATACAATGTTCCGATGCATAATAAAACCGACCTTGAAAATATGGATAGGCTTATGCGGGCTATTGAAATTGCGGAATATAAAAAGACCCATCCCGATGCAGCTGAAATCTTAAATGCAAACCGCCCCGATATCCGCCCCCTTATAATAGGCCTTAAATACCCGCGGGAAATTTTAAGGGCAAGAATAAGGCTTAGACTCTTAGAGCGCATAAAAGACGGAATGATAGAAGAAACCGAGAGCCTTCACAAGGAGGGCTTTTCTTGGGAAAGGCTTGAAAGTTTGGGGCTTGAATATAAATTTACCGCCCAATATCTTCAAGGCAAAATAAAATCTAGGGAAGAGTACGTTGATTCTCTTTACCGTGCCATTTGTCAATTTGCGAAACGGCAGGAAACTTGGTTTCGCCGTATGGAAAAAAACGGGGTAAAAATAAACTGGATATTGAAGTGA
- the murI gene encoding glutamate racemase, whose translation MTLKQNIQYVFIDSGIGGLPYLRHLKELEPQSSCAYVADTKHFPYGEKTLEEVIEFTEDLVKKIIEKLKPSVIIIACNTMTVSALSHLRKKFEIPFVGTVPAIKPAALTSKNKKIAVLATERTVNDIYVQNLIEEFGADCKFFMRADSVLVSKIENTLLSGSEEDKKAGIRPAVEFFKSAGTDTAVLGCTHFLHLRDEFKSECEPDIKIVDSLDGVVNQALKISPPQKSKTDEKLNNIQKDIFYITSEKTEESTKKYSAYAELFNMTLGYF comes from the coding sequence TTGACTTTAAAACAAAACATTCAATATGTTTTTATAGACTCAGGCATAGGGGGGCTGCCTTATTTAAGGCATTTAAAAGAATTGGAGCCTCAAAGTTCCTGTGCCTATGTCGCAGACACAAAACATTTTCCTTATGGAGAAAAAACACTCGAAGAGGTAATAGAATTTACCGAAGACCTTGTAAAAAAAATAATCGAAAAACTTAAACCCTCCGTTATAATAATAGCCTGTAATACGATGACGGTTTCGGCTCTTTCACACTTGCGTAAAAAATTTGAGATACCCTTTGTGGGCACCGTTCCTGCGATAAAACCTGCTGCCTTAACAAGTAAAAATAAAAAAATTGCCGTCCTTGCAACTGAAAGAACGGTAAACGATATCTATGTGCAAAATCTCATTGAGGAATTCGGAGCCGATTGTAAATTTTTTATGCGTGCCGATTCCGTTTTGGTCTCTAAAATAGAGAACACATTATTGTCAGGCTCTGAGGAGGACAAGAAGGCCGGAATCCGTCCTGCGGTTGAGTTTTTTAAATCGGCGGGAACGGATACTGCCGTCCTAGGCTGTACTCATTTTCTCCATCTAAGAGATGAGTTTAAATCCGAGTGTGAGCCGGATATAAAGATTGTGGACTCTTTGGATGGGGTTGTAAATCAGGCCTTAAAAATATCTCCTCCTCAAAAATCAAAGACGGATGAGAAATTAAATAATATTCAAAAAGATATTTTTTATATCACCTCGGAAAAAACTGAAGAGAGTACAAAAAAATATTCCGCTTATGCGGAGCTCTTTAATATGACTTTAGGTTACTTCTAA
- a CDS encoding MBL fold metallo-hydrolase RNA specificity domain-containing protein codes for MAIKFYSLGAAQEVTGSKHILEVDGHKYLIDCGAFQGKRAEADKKNRDFNVPTQELEAVILTHAHYDHCGLLPLLGKHGFNGNIYATPATRDIANLVMMDSARIQARDREYLSKQAAKKGESFKWVPLFDEADVIQTVNQFVTISYHRPAWIGPNVQLEFYDAGHILGSAMAVITAKDSDGKEVKIAFTGDLGRKNKAIIRDPDIIPPVDYIVIESTYGNRRHEETDNALKLLAEKTQEIVQNKGKMIIPAFAVERTQEIVYYFHLLVDKKIIPNIPIYVDSPMAVNATSIFQVHPECYDAETHEAFLTHHKNPFGFNSLKFITSVTESKELNNIDGPMVIISADGMCEFGRITHHLANNIEKPSTKVMLVGFMAEDTLGRRLQNREQEVKIFGEWHQVRAEILQINAFSAHADYFESREWLDSLENPKLKRIFLVHGEPKAQTYFTQYLNENGYKDVKTVKYGEIYSLD; via the coding sequence ATGGCAATTAAATTTTACTCACTCGGAGCTGCACAAGAGGTTACCGGATCTAAACACATTCTTGAAGTTGACGGGCACAAGTATTTGATAGACTGCGGAGCTTTTCAAGGAAAAAGAGCTGAAGCGGACAAAAAAAATAGAGATTTTAATGTTCCGACTCAGGAGCTGGAAGCCGTTATTTTAACCCATGCCCATTATGACCATTGCGGACTATTACCATTGCTGGGAAAACACGGATTTAACGGCAATATATATGCAACCCCTGCTACCAGAGATATAGCAAACCTTGTTATGATGGATTCTGCACGAATTCAAGCTAGGGACAGGGAGTATCTATCCAAACAGGCTGCAAAAAAAGGAGAAAGCTTTAAATGGGTGCCTCTTTTTGATGAAGCCGATGTAATCCAAACAGTCAATCAGTTTGTAACAATTTCATATCATAGGCCTGCATGGATAGGTCCTAATGTTCAGCTTGAATTCTATGATGCAGGGCATATTTTAGGTTCAGCGATGGCTGTAATTACCGCCAAAGACTCGGATGGGAAAGAGGTAAAAATAGCCTTTACAGGAGACCTAGGCCGAAAAAATAAGGCTATTATCCGCGATCCGGATATTATTCCTCCTGTAGATTATATAGTTATTGAAAGCACATACGGAAACCGGCGCCATGAGGAAACCGACAATGCTTTAAAACTTCTTGCCGAAAAAACACAGGAAATTGTACAAAATAAGGGAAAGATGATTATTCCGGCCTTTGCAGTTGAAAGGACACAGGAAATCGTCTATTATTTTCATCTCTTAGTAGATAAAAAAATAATTCCTAATATTCCGATTTATGTAGATTCGCCCATGGCCGTAAACGCAACGAGCATCTTTCAGGTACATCCCGAATGTTATGATGCAGAAACACATGAGGCATTTTTAACTCATCATAAAAATCCATTCGGCTTTAACTCACTTAAATTTATAACGAGTGTAACCGAGTCTAAGGAATTGAACAATATTGACGGCCCCATGGTTATAATCAGTGCAGACGGAATGTGCGAATTCGGACGAATTACCCACCATCTTGCAAACAATATCGAAAAGCCGTCGACAAAGGTAATGCTTGTAGGTTTTATGGCAGAAGACACCCTAGGCCGCAGACTTCAAAACAGAGAACAGGAAGTAAAAATCTTCGGTGAATGGCATCAGGTACGAGCTGAAATTTTGCAGATAAATGCCTTCAGTGCTCATGCCGACTATTTTGAATCCAGAGAATGGCTCGACTCCTTGGAAAATCCTAAACTTAAAAGAATATTCTTGGTTCACGGAGAACCTAAGGCTCAAACTTATTTTACCCAATACTTAAACGAAAACGGTTACAAGGATGTAAAAACGGTAAAATACGGTGAAATTTATAGCTTGGACTAA
- the rlmB gene encoding 23S rRNA (guanosine(2251)-2'-O)-methyltransferase RlmB, protein MKKTITGFHAIDEILRAEKLKIEKEKNRKPNLEIFYSKEGPRVKKILEEARKLNLKVEKKDNQFLDSLTKTLPEQLRDHRGIVLVTEAENQKKGMSVDEFFARLAEKDSAFVVILDSVTDPHNTGSIIRSADQFGIDGILVPENKSAGGFEIISKVSAGALAWVPFVEVTNLVRTIERLKKEGFWIYGADAGGKALPDLTFPKKTALIMGSEGKGMSRLVEETCDEIVSIPTKGKLDSLNVSVAAGILLYEISRKKEV, encoded by the coding sequence ATGAAAAAAACAATTACGGGTTTTCATGCGATAGACGAGATTTTAAGAGCAGAAAAACTTAAAATAGAAAAAGAAAAGAACCGGAAGCCGAACCTTGAAATTTTTTACTCTAAAGAAGGCCCAAGGGTAAAAAAAATTTTGGAAGAGGCTCGTAAATTAAATCTAAAAGTTGAAAAAAAAGACAATCAATTTCTTGATTCCCTCACCAAAACCTTGCCTGAACAGTTAAGGGATCACAGGGGTATTGTTCTTGTAACGGAGGCTGAAAATCAAAAAAAAGGAATGAGTGTCGATGAGTTTTTTGCAAGGCTTGCAGAAAAAGACTCGGCCTTTGTGGTAATACTTGATTCCGTTACGGATCCTCACAATACGGGTTCCATTATACGAAGTGCAGACCAATTCGGAATAGACGGAATACTAGTTCCTGAAAACAAAAGTGCGGGAGGCTTTGAGATTATAAGCAAGGTAAGTGCAGGAGCTTTAGCCTGGGTTCCCTTTGTGGAAGTAACCAATTTGGTAAGAACTATAGAGAGGCTAAAAAAGGAAGGTTTTTGGATTTACGGTGCAGATGCAGGAGGCAAGGCCCTTCCCGATCTAACGTTCCCAAAAAAGACAGCCCTTATTATGGGAAGCGAAGGCAAGGGAATGAGCCGCCTTGTAGAAGAAACCTGCGACGAAATAGTGTCAATCCCAACCAAGGGAAAACTTGACAGCCTAAATGTTTCCGTCGCAGCAGGTATTCTATTATACGAAATAAGCCGGAAAAAAGAGGTTTAA